The genomic DNA ataaggtaataatataaaatagaattggttaaaataagcaggcaacaatttaaaataacaacatcaactatccaatgaaaaatcagatagataatcacaaagtacctgggaacgcttccctgaacacgagtcttcaactcagatttaaaagtggtctaAGATGTCTGAGAGTTGAGGCCCAAGACATCTGGAGGTTATTTAGCTAGGTTTGCCTGGTTTAATGGCAAGCTTTTGCCCTTTTCTAGGTTACTTGCCTCCACTGAATAATCCTCTTCAAAATGTTCATTATGAGTCAAGAAAACACATGGCCCTGTTTCAGACATTCCTTCACTGAATTTTTAAACTCCTCAGAACTAATGAACTTATTAACCAGACTGGCAAGCAGCTCATAATTAATAAGCAATTAAGTGTTTCTATGCTTTATTGCTACCTTTAATGCACTATTgtacaatgaaaaaagaaaacccaacccATTCCCAGGTGATAGATTTGGGAGATACTTTGGCAAAACTGGgtgaaatcaaaataataaactcTCAGAGCAGGTGCTCATTTTGTTATGGCAGCAGCAGTGATTTTCTTTTGAACAAAATGTGATGCTGCTTAGAGTGATTTATATTTAGGTTGTCAATAAGATGTAAAACAGGGATGTGTAATTGTTAGTTGTAACCCTTGAGGTGCTGCTGGACTGCAATCTGACTCCCCATCATCCTCAAACACTGGGTCTGCTCACTTGAAGATGACTGGAGGTGGAGTCTAGAGCTTTATCTCTTGTCAACATCGTTCGCTTCAGTACTTCAGGCTCTCAGCCTGAAAACCTACTAGAGCCCAGCCATCTACTCTCACCTTTCATCACTCCCCCCAGCAGTGGATTGCTATATCTTATTTATCTGCGGCTCTCTTCAGGCTTTTGGACTCACCTGGCTTCAATTCCGCAAACGCAGTTTCATCTACTGTGGGCTGAACAGAACATCTGCAACTGTTACTGAACAAACACACCCAGTTCTTAAGAAACCCAAGATGTAAATGGTTTATTCCCACTGAATTATTGGCCCTTTTAAATCTGGGCCCAGTCtttcaaacaacaaacaaactacagAAACCATCAAATACTTACTGGACTGCCAAGGTTCTGGATTAATGTAGTTTGCTCTCAAGATGGCTTTCAGGATGGAACCTTCCCTAGCATCTGATGCTGTACTGTGATTCAACACTGCATTGCTGTCTGTGGTGTGACCCACTGTAGGTGTGCTTTGTATCTGGTCAACATCTGGAGCTGAGTCAGCCACTGAAGTGGAGGGTATAGCAAAGGAGGAGGTAAGTGTGGGTGGCTGTGAAGGCACTGCTGGCTGTGGAGGAGTCATACCTGATGGCGTTTCATGCTGGTTAGATAGGACACCAGCTGTAGCAGATAATGGCAGGACAGGTTGCAGAAGGGATGGCTGGGTTTCCAGAGTACAAGAGAGCTGGCCATTTTGCAGTCCTGGTAAAGCCACAGTGTTAGGAAAAGCAGGATTGGGAACCTGTTCCTGCTGGAAAGACGTACAATTAGAATGACATTCCAAAACTTCCCCATTTATGCATACAAGAAAATTCACAAGAACATCCCATGATTTGCACCAGCAGCCACTACACTGCTTTTCAATTCTAACTGCTGCAGTGTGGCAAAATTTTTGGGTTGGGGGTTGGGTGGGGGATTAGTCAGATGTTTCTGGACAAGTAGCTAGTTGAAGATTTATTCAATACTTGGAAAAGCTCACACCTGATAgatttttagaaataaaataaaatacacaatataagGTCCAAAATGTCCAAAGGTATAACTACGTTTGTCTATTCCAACAAAATAACATGTGAGTTGTTAAGGTATCTTTAAGACCCATGCATTTATTTTCTCCATAAACTTTTGTGGATCACAGTAATCCACATTTTAGGAGTGGATTATATCTCTAAAAGATATAAATGGACATCTGGGTTACAAGGCAACAGAACACTTTCTATTGTTTCCTACTGGTTCAGCGATAATAAACTACTGAGCAAACATGCATTGGATAACATCTAATAAGCAACTTGTGCTGATTGTTTAGGGTCAATTTTAATAgtatactttatttattattattattattattaaatttgtttataaagcgctgtaaatttacacagcgctgtacatacaatctttttaattggacggttccctgccctcaggcttacaatctaaaaagacacgacacaaaaggagaagggaaagatggtggggagggggcctctctagtaggataatacatataaaatacatagcaatacaggaagtgattcaataaaacagacaacaaaagaacatcaaatagcaagtgacagttatgcagtgcctgggaaggcttccctgaacaggatggtcttcagctccgatttgaagctggttaaagaagtgatggctcttgcttggtTACTCACTCCCTGGTTAACAGCATCCCTCTAGGGCTGTTCACTGTTTTTTAGAAtcattcatatgtgtgtgtatgtatgtatgtatgtgtgtgtgtgtgtatgcacatacaTGTATCTGTACAGACAGATGAGTCAAGTAACAACCAATAATGCATTCTGTTATCTAGTATCTTCTAACTACCATATTGCTAACCAGTTCTGAGTCATCAGCAAGCCTTTAGTTATAGCTTTTTCATCAGCCACCAGATCTAAAGACTGCTGGTAAAAGCTGTCCTGAAAACACCAATAGACAATCCAGAATTACACCCTTATGATTGAAAGTGTTGCATTGCCTGTAAATATCTTAAGCAGACTGTTACTTTGAAGAGAACACTAACTGGCAATGATCTACTATATTAAACAATATATAACCTGCCAGCCCTACAATCTTATTTACAGGATTGAATGCAGACAAACAGGATGTCGCCCTTCAGGAACCATATGTTTGCAATCCTGACTAGGAAACTGCCGCAACCAGTGGCCAAGCATTTCAGCTCAGAACACCACAGCTTCTCTGATTAATCCCTGTTTGAAGTATGAAGTGTCAAGCTTGGTGTTCTGAATTGAagcaagcaaatgggtcctagtgACAGCAATAGcagagatcaagcctgagctctctctggaagccaagatgtttaAATTGAAGAacagctgccaattagtttccaggtaAGGTGTAAAGCATTGGTTGctacctgtaaagccctacatggtttgagtccaggttacCTTTTGGATTGCCTTCTTCTGCCtaatccaccctgtacactcatTTCTCCTGGGGGccatttacttcagtcagccaggtCTAGGCAGGGTACTCCTATCCAAAATACAGCCCTTCTTTTACCCAGGGGacctgttccagacccccccccccccacgtaaaagaaaaaaaattcggTGCTCAACCTTTTAATTGTGTTATGTTGCTCTATTTTAATCTGTGGTTCCCTGCCTTGAGTCATAGGGAAAGGTGGCAAGATGAGAATAAAGATGAGGATAGTGACACAAACCATTGAAAAAGAGGTAACATTATTAACTGGGATGGGATTATTCATCTGCAGAGCTGTCCAAGGTTGTAACAATGGCTGAAGCAGGTGGGCTTTCCCTGGATTCCTCTGACTCTCGCCTGCAAAATGAATCCACAAGAGAGTTTATTACAAGTAAGAAGCTTCCCAAGCAGTGACTGACATACATAGTGGCATGTTAACAAGGGCAGTTGGTGGGAACTCCTGAGGCTGTTCCTTCATATTTCCCTTCCTCCAAGTTAATGTTGCTACACTCTGTCCCTGAtttatgcttttgttgttgttttgtttgacaCTCTGGCCCCATTTTGTGGCCCCTGAACCCTATCATCCTGtcatttaaacatgactatcatgtcatcaATCAGAATTTATTCACTCTGAGCTGCCCCAGCTGGCCTCTCTTAGCCTTTTggataagttggaaaggacttgaaggcaaacaacaacagcaaaatttcCATACACAGGGATTTTCAATTTGAATTGATATTcccacataccaatggcataaaTACGtgtgtccctggtttccactccactatatgcacctgagaaagtagactgaaatctatgaaagctcatgctgccaagttctttattttagttagtctcataagtgctacaagctctctgcatattgattctacagactaacacagctatgtctttgaattctacaacaacaacagcatcattcAAATGTTCTTACACTATCCTTAATGAATGAGCCATTGGGCCTGTTTGTGATGGGAAATCATGCAACTGTAGCAGAAATAGCCACACAATGGGCAAAACCCAGGCTAGCCATACCTGGATCTGGGGTTTTCCATGCTGGCAAAGAGTCTGTTTTGTCTGCTTCCATGATCTCTTCTTCCGCAGGGGTTCTCTGCTGGGCATCCACCTCCTCTTCTGGTATCTCAGACAGCTCTCCCCGCGGGGGACTGTGCAGGGAGCCTAGCACCTTCTGTGAGGCACTTGCTGTTTCTTTCAGGGGGGAATGTTTTTCTTCCAAGACACTCAACAACCTCTCCTCCAAAGCATTAAGCTTGTCCTGCAGGGCAACTAGTTTACTCAGTGGGAAACTCTGCACGCTTGCCCACAGGGCGCTGAGCTTATCTTGCTCGGCACCCATCTTCTCCCATAGGGCATCCCTCAGAGCATCTTTCAGGGCCTCCACATTTTCTTGCAAGTTACATACTCTATTCTGTGAGTCATCCCACAGGAATACCTTCAGATTGTATACCTTCTCCCACACACCAAACAGCTTCAGTGGGATACCCCATAGGGTCCTCACCTTCCCCCACAGGCCACCCATCTCCTTCAGTGGGACATCTTGCAAGGCATCCCACAGGGCATACTGTTTCTCCTTTGCTGGGGCATCCCTTGGAAAATCCACCATGGCATCAAGCAAACCACTTGTGATCTTGTGCAGGACACTCAGCTCCTTCAGTGGAGTGGCCCTCAAGATGCCCTGCATGGCCTTCAGCTTCTTCAGCAAAGCACCCACCCCATTTTGGGGGGCTTTCCTGAGAGCATCCCAGCATGCATCTACTACCCCCAGGAGGGTAACCATTCTGTCAAGCTGGATCTCCCACAGAGCAAAGTTCAGCTCTGTCACCTTCTCCCACAGGGCATCTCTCTCCAGTGGGGCATGGCGCAAGGCACTTCCATCCTCTTGCAAGGCATCTCTCAGTGCCTCCATCTTTTCCAAGGCACTCATCTTCTTCTGCAGTGGAGTATCTGCTACAAACTCACGAAGGGCATTGTTCAGGGCACCCACTTTCTCTTGTAACCAACCCAGGTTCTCTGGAGGGATATGTCTCAAGGCTTTCAGAAACCAGGCATCCCACAGGGCCTCTGCCTCCTGCTCCAGGGCCCAGATTTCCTTAGCGATGAAGTCACGCAATGCAAGTGCCAGGACTCCCCGCTTCCCTTGAAGGTCCTTCACCTTCCCTTGGAGGGTGACACCATCCTTCAGGGCACCCGCTTCCTTTTGCAGGGCATCCGTTTTCTCCAGCAAGGCATCCAAagtggtctcctcctcctcctcgtcttcggGGTCCTCAATGGGGGACAACATGTCTGGAGTGGCCAGGTCTCTCCAATTCCCTTGCAGGTCCATCACCTTCTCTGGGGTGGCACCATCCCACAGATCATACaaggtggcctcctcctcctcctcctctgtgtccAAAATGGTGATCACTGGGGTGTCCAGGACTTCCTGC from Sceloporus undulatus isolate JIND9_A2432 ecotype Alabama chromosome 2, SceUnd_v1.1, whole genome shotgun sequence includes the following:
- the LOC121923248 gene encoding uncharacterized protein LOC121923248 isoform X3, producing MSSSSSSRPSPPSPSRLERLREELAWLRERCSVSAAVRGRSARRKVTLPGKPSLEGCLRELSEAQRGWEALLASAAALRRRAAGGVSKAPWRPGWEALAAAAEGTAALPENSQETLLNFLDLGLALIRCIQASRAGRGPGGGGGGRRGRPRASQGPPAPAPAPWGPEGEEASSLDALLEKVEAWQKEVDALKGTKGEAKHVYGKKKKRAMANLGPPLAPILDLEEGFNATPQKAEGLQWKLGVLANLEPPVTSILDPEEEEATFTAPHNGANPQKVEDLQKKLGVLSNLDRPVPTIEDPEEKDALLEKADAQRKEAGAPWGGATQKKVKDLQQKQEVLDTPVITILDTEEEEEEATLYDLWDGATPEKVMDLQGNWRDLATPDMLSPIEDPEDEEEEETTLDALLEKTDALQKEAGALKDGVTLQGKVKDLQGKRGVLALALRDFIAKEIWALEQEAEALWDAWFLKALRHIPPENLGWLQEKVGALNNALREFVADTPLQKKMSALEKMEALRDALQEDGSALRHAPLERDALWEKVTELNFALWEIQLDRMVTLLGVVDACWDALRKAPQNGVGALLKKLKAMQGILRATPLKELSVLHKITSGLLDAMVDFPRDAPAKEKQYALWDALQDVPLKEMGGLWGKVRTLWGIPLKLFGVWEKVYNLKVFLWDDSQNRVCNLQENVEALKDALRDALWEKMGAEQDKLSALWASVQSFPLSKLVALQDKLNALEERLLSVLEEKHSPLKETASASQKVLGSLHSPPRGELSEIPEEEVDAQQRTPAEEEIMEADKTDSLPAWKTPDPGESQRNPGKAHLLQPLLQPWTALQMNNPIPQEQVPNPAFPNTVALPGLQNGQLSCTLETQPSLLQPVLPLSATAGVLSNQHETPSGMTPPQPAVPSQPPTLTSSFAIPSTSVADSAPDVDQIQSTPTVGHTTDSNAVLNHSTASDAREGSILKAILRANYINPEPWQSSRGTLSTTQQGDFSKTEQMINLSVDHNISVTASQPDDHGCSQGQNTQETEELISEDVLEAPLSSSEQTAPELANSEPLHKKQKTDPLHNSQGPTLDQEMMKEYRKYRKCVLAILNQYKSRVDKLRTKLKQSPNQTCALKDTEEIKALTSTLKREQAVLKQFDCFRDVHKSKDDP
- the LOC121923248 gene encoding uncharacterized protein LOC121923248 isoform X2 → MSSSSSSRPSPPSPSRLERLREELAWLRERCSVSAAVRGRSARRKVTLPGKPSLEGCLRELSEAQRGWEALLASAAALRRRAAGGVSKAPWRPGWEALAAAAEGTAALPENSQETLLNFLDLGLALIRCIQASRAGRGPGGGGGGRRGRPRASQGPPAPAPAPWGPEGEEASSLDALLEKVEAWQKEVDALKGTKGEAKHVYGKKKKRAMANLGPPLAPILDLEEGFNATPQKAEGLQWKLGVLANLEPPVTSILDPEEEEATFTAPHNGANPQKVEDLQKKLGVLSNLDRPVPTIEDPEEKDALLEKADAQRKEAGAPWGGATQKKVKDLQQKQEVLDTPVITILDTEEEEEEATLYDLWDGATPEKVMDLQGNWRDLATPDMLSPIEDPEDEEEEETTLDALLEKTDALQKEAGALKDGVTLQGKVKDLQGKRGVLALALRDFIAKEIWALEQEAEALWDAWFLKALRHIPPENLGWLQEKVGALNNALREFVADTPLQKKMSALEKMEALRDALQEDGSALRHAPLERDALWEKVTELNFALWEIQLDRMVTLLGVVDACWDALRKAPQNGVGALLKKLKAMQGILRATPLKELSVLHKITSGLLDAMVDFPRDAPAKEKQYALWDALQDVPLKEMGGLWGKVRTLWGIPLKLFGVWEKVYNLKVFLWDDSQNRVCNLQENVEALKDALRDALWEKMGAEQDKLSALWASVQSFPLSKLVALQDKLNALEERLLSVLEEKHSPLKETASASQKVLGSLHSPPRGELSEIPEEEVDAQQRTPAEEEIMEADKTDSLPAWKTPDPGESQRNPGKAHLLQPLLQPWTALQMNNPIPVNNVTSFSMEQVPNPAFPNTVALPGLQNGQLSCTLETQPSLLQPVLPLSATAGVLSNQHETPSGMTPPQPAVPSQPPTLTSSFAIPSTSVADSAPDVDQIQSTPTVGHTTDSNAVLNHSTASDAREGSILKAILRANYINPEPWQSSRGTLSTTQQGDFSKTEQMINLSVDHNISVTASQPDDHGCSQGQNTQETEELISEDVLEAPLSSSEQTAPELANSEPLHKKQKTDPLHNSQGPTLDQEMMKEYRKYRKCVLAILNQYKSRVDKLRTKLKQSPNQTCALKDTEEIKALTSTLKREQAVLKQFDCFRDVHKSKDDP
- the LOC121923248 gene encoding uncharacterized protein LOC121923248 isoform X1, translated to MSSSSSSRPSPPSPSRLERLREELAWLRERCSVSAAVRGRSARRKVTLPGKPSLEGCLRELSEAQRGWEALLASAAALRRRAAGGVSKAPWRPGWEALAAAAEGTAALPENSQETLLNFLDLGLALIRCIQASRAGRGPGGGGGGRRGRPRASQGPPAPAPAPWGPEGEEASSLDALLEKVEAWQKEVDALKGTKGEAKHVYGKKKKRAMANLGPPLAPILDLEEGFNATPQKAEGLQWKLGVLANLEPPVTSILDPEEEEATFTAPHNGANPQKVEDLQKKLGVLSNLDRPVPTIEDPEEKDALLEKADAQRKEAGAPWGGATQKKVKDLQQKQEVLDTPVITILDTEEEEEEATLYDLWDGATPEKVMDLQGNWRDLATPDMLSPIEDPEDEEEEETTLDALLEKTDALQKEAGALKDGVTLQGKVKDLQGKRGVLALALRDFIAKEIWALEQEAEALWDAWFLKALRHIPPENLGWLQEKVGALNNALREFVADTPLQKKMSALEKMEALRDALQEDGSALRHAPLERDALWEKVTELNFALWEIQLDRMVTLLGVVDACWDALRKAPQNGVGALLKKLKAMQGILRATPLKELSVLHKITSGLLDAMVDFPRDAPAKEKQYALWDALQDVPLKEMGGLWGKVRTLWGIPLKLFGVWEKVYNLKVFLWDDSQNRVCNLQENVEALKDALRDALWEKMGAEQDKLSALWASVQSFPLSKLVALQDKLNALEERLLSVLEEKHSPLKETASASQKVLGSLHSPPRGELSEIPEEEVDAQQRTPAEEEIMEADKTDSLPAWKTPDPGESQRNPGKAHLLQPLLQPWTALQMNNPIPVNNVTSFSMQEQVPNPAFPNTVALPGLQNGQLSCTLETQPSLLQPVLPLSATAGVLSNQHETPSGMTPPQPAVPSQPPTLTSSFAIPSTSVADSAPDVDQIQSTPTVGHTTDSNAVLNHSTASDAREGSILKAILRANYINPEPWQSSRGTLSTTQQGDFSKTEQMINLSVDHNISVTASQPDDHGCSQGQNTQETEELISEDVLEAPLSSSEQTAPELANSEPLHKKQKTDPLHNSQGPTLDQEMMKEYRKYRKCVLAILNQYKSRVDKLRTKLKQSPNQTCALKDTEEIKALTSTLKREQAVLKQFDCFRDVHKSKDDP
- the LOC121923248 gene encoding uncharacterized protein LOC121923248 isoform X4 — encoded protein: MSSSSSSRPSPPSPSRLERLREELAWLRERCSVSAAVRGRSARRKVTLPGKPSLEGCLRELSEAQRGWEALLASAAALRRRAAGGVSKAPWRPGWEALAAAAEGTAALPENSQETLLNFLDLGLALIRCIQASRAGRGPGGGGGGRRGRPRASQGPPAPAPAPWGPEGEEASSLDALLEKVEAWQKEVDALKGTKGEAKHVYGKKKKRAMANLGPPLAPILDLEEGFNATPQKAEGLQWKLGVLANLEPPVTSILDPEEEEATFTAPHNGANPQKVEDLQKKLGVLSNLDRPVPTIEDPEEKDALLEKADAQRKEAGAPWGGATQKKVKDLQQKQEVLDTPVITILDTEEEEEEATLYDLWDGATPEKVMDLQGNWRDLATPDMLSPIEDPEDEEEEETTLDALLEKTDALQKEAGALKDGVTLQGKVKDLQGKRGVLALALRDFIAKEIWALEQEAEALWDAWFLKALRHIPPENLGWLQEKVGALNNALREFVADTPLQKKMSALEKMEALRDALQEDGSALRHAPLERDALWEKVTELNFALWEIQLDRMVTLLGVVDACWDALRKAPQNGVGALLKKLKAMQGILRATPLKELSVLHKITSGLLDAMVDFPRDAPAKEKQYALWDALQDVPLKEMGGLWGKVRTLWGIPLKLFGVWEKVYNLKVFLWDDSQNRVCNLQENVEALKDALRDALWEKMGAEQDKLSALWASVQSFPLSKLVALQDKLNALEERLLSVLEEKHSPLKETASASQKVLGSLHSPPRGELSEIPEEEVDAQQRTPAEEEIMEADKTDSLPAWKTPDPGESQRNPGKAHLLQPLLQPWTALQMNNPIPEQVPNPAFPNTVALPGLQNGQLSCTLETQPSLLQPVLPLSATAGVLSNQHETPSGMTPPQPAVPSQPPTLTSSFAIPSTSVADSAPDVDQIQSTPTVGHTTDSNAVLNHSTASDAREGSILKAILRANYINPEPWQSSRGTLSTTQQGDFSKTEQMINLSVDHNISVTASQPDDHGCSQGQNTQETEELISEDVLEAPLSSSEQTAPELANSEPLHKKQKTDPLHNSQGPTLDQEMMKEYRKYRKCVLAILNQYKSRVDKLRTKLKQSPNQTCALKDTEEIKALTSTLKREQAVLKQFDCFRDVHKSKDDP